CTGATCGGCCACCGGGACCGGCTTGACGTAAGGAGCAGTCTCCCCGACCAAGGACGCGACCTGGGCGGACGAGGCGCTGACGGCCTGCGGCCGCACCTGAATGCTGGCGCGGCGAAGCAACTGGTCAGTTTCCCGACGCTGCTCTGGCAGCACCACGGTGACGACGTCACCAGCAGAACCGGCGCGGGCCGTGCGACCGGAGCGGTGCAGGTAGGCCTTGTGCTCGGCCGGCGGGTCGACGTGGACCACGAGTTCGACGTTGTCGACGTGCACTCCACGCGCGGCGACGTCGGTGGCCACGAGCACGCGGTGCGTGTCTCCCTGGAAGAGCGCGAGGTTGCGGTCGCGCTGACCCTGCGAGAGGTTGCCGTGCAGGTCAACAGAAGGGATGCCAGCCTCGGTGAGCTGCTTGGCAAGCTTCTTGGCCTGGTGCTTGGTGCGCATGAACAGAATGCGGCGACCAGTGCCGGAGGCAAGGGCGTGAACCAACTCGCGCTTGGCGTCGGCGCCGCCCACGTGGAACACGTGGTGCGTCATGGCCTCGACGTGGCTGTCTTCGTTGTCCACCGAGTGCGTGATGGGGTTGGTGAGGAACTGGCGCACCAACTTGTCGACGCCGTTGTCCAGCGTCGCGGAGAACAGCAGTCGCTGGCCGCGAGCAGGCGTCGCCGTCATGATGCGCGTGACGCCTGGCAGGAAGCCGAGGTCGGCCATGTGGTCGGCCTCGTCCAGCACGGTCATTTCGACGGCGTCGAGGGTGACGTGGCGCTGCTTCATGAGGTCTTCAAGGCGGCCGGGGCAAGCGACGACGATGTCGACGCCCGCGCGCAAGGCGCGCTCCTGACGCTGCTGGCTGACGCCACCGAAAATCGTGGTGGTGGTCAGTCCATATGCCTTGGCGAGCGGCGCGATGACGGCGTCGATCTGGGTGGCGAGCTCACGCGTCGGCGCGAGCACGAGGGCGCGGGGGCGACCGGGGCGAGACTTGCCGCCGCTGCGGCCCAGGCGGGCGACGATGGGCAGC
The Demequina sp. TMPB413 DNA segment above includes these coding regions:
- a CDS encoding DEAD/DEAH box helicase, which gives rise to MSSSFAELGVPTQLTDVLEREGKTKAFPIQEDTLPDTLAGSDVLGRGKTGSGKTLAFSLPIVARLGRSGGKSRPGRPRALVLAPTRELATQIDAVIAPLAKAYGLTTTTIFGGVSQQRQERALRAGVDIVVACPGRLEDLMKQRHVTLDAVEMTVLDEADHMADLGFLPGVTRIMTATPARGQRLLFSATLDNGVDKLVRQFLTNPITHSVDNEDSHVEAMTHHVFHVGGADAKRELVHALASGTGRRILFMRTKHQAKKLAKQLTEAGIPSVDLHGNLSQGQRDRNLALFQGDTHRVLVATDVAARGVHVDNVELVVHVDPPAEHKAYLHRSGRTARAGSAGDVVTVVLPEQRRETDQLLRRASIQVRPQAVSASSAQVASLVGETAPYVKPVPVADQPQRQGGAPGRGRRRGAGGAAGAPRQGQSAGRSAQGRSSEVRSADGRSSQARPAQARTGGHRGGHGGAAAFSASGSSRRRSR